From Mariprofundus sp. NF, a single genomic window includes:
- a CDS encoding Spy/CpxP family protein refolding chaperone, translating to MSEEKKDELEENETSHPKHKCKRNHCGKRGRCGRAVFGVLAIVGVVWLAGALFGPGCGYAGWHHGGHHWSQADITERMDRMTDHLIDHVDASQAQGEQIKAIVNSYAPRLQATKTSHLDNRSAFTRALTQPSVDRSELEAVRQSELALLNSNSQELVQMIADIADVLTPEQRQELASDVKERFHHSR from the coding sequence ATGTCTGAAGAGAAAAAAGATGAACTGGAAGAGAATGAAACATCCCACCCCAAACACAAATGTAAACGCAACCACTGCGGAAAACGTGGCAGATGCGGCCGGGCCGTTTTCGGAGTCCTGGCTATTGTCGGAGTTGTATGGCTGGCTGGGGCACTGTTCGGACCCGGATGTGGATATGCAGGATGGCACCATGGAGGTCACCACTGGAGCCAGGCGGATATAACTGAACGCATGGATCGAATGACGGACCACTTGATTGATCACGTCGATGCCAGTCAGGCACAGGGCGAGCAGATCAAGGCCATTGTAAATAGCTATGCGCCTCGACTTCAGGCCACGAAAACCTCCCATCTGGACAATCGCAGTGCATTTACCCGGGCACTCACTCAACCCTCAGTAGACAGGAGTGAACTGGAGGCCGTTCGCCAGTCTGAATTGGCACTGCTCAACAGTAACTCTCAGGAGCTGGTGCAGATGATTGCAGATATTGCTGATGTGCTGACACCTGAGCAGCGCCAGGAATTGGCCTCTGATGTTAAAGAGAGATTCCATCATTCACGCTGA
- a CDS encoding adenosine kinase, translating to MDYDVFGVGNAIMDLQVQCDDAFLEKMGIEKGVMTLVDEQRQQEILAALSDHKVNYCSGGSAANTIVGIADMGGSAAYACKTGADAFGRQYLDEMNELGITIEVPQTDGQNGTCVVLITPDAQRTMLTNLGISSSLDADDILESEVAKAKYIYVEGYLFAGDSTKAAALQAIEYAKKHNVKVALTVSDPFLIHLFKDQFQQLIEGPVDLLFCNEEEAKALTGFEDPIDCAQEIHKHCENVALTLGKKGSIIMHQGETLPIEGVEAEAIDTTGAGDMYAAGVLYGITNNLSWQKSGHLGSHAAGMVVSQLGARLPGALTEEAIAQLLY from the coding sequence ATGGATTATGATGTTTTTGGCGTAGGCAATGCCATTATGGATCTGCAGGTGCAGTGCGACGATGCATTTCTGGAGAAGATGGGCATTGAAAAGGGAGTTATGACGTTGGTGGATGAACAGCGCCAACAGGAGATTCTGGCTGCCCTCTCCGATCATAAGGTGAACTACTGCTCAGGCGGTTCCGCAGCCAACACCATTGTCGGCATTGCTGATATGGGCGGCTCTGCAGCCTATGCCTGTAAAACCGGCGCAGATGCCTTTGGCCGGCAGTATCTCGATGAGATGAATGAGCTGGGCATCACCATTGAAGTGCCTCAGACCGATGGCCAGAATGGCACCTGCGTGGTGCTGATTACCCCCGATGCACAGCGCACCATGCTCACCAACCTGGGCATCTCCAGCTCACTTGATGCCGATGACATCCTCGAGAGTGAAGTTGCCAAAGCAAAATATATCTATGTTGAGGGCTACCTCTTTGCCGGAGATTCCACCAAAGCTGCAGCTCTGCAAGCGATTGAATACGCCAAGAAACATAATGTGAAAGTGGCACTGACAGTCTCCGATCCATTCCTGATTCACCTCTTTAAGGATCAGTTCCAGCAACTGATCGAAGGACCGGTTGATCTGCTCTTCTGTAATGAGGAGGAGGCCAAAGCACTGACCGGATTTGAAGACCCTATCGATTGCGCTCAGGAAATTCACAAACATTGTGAGAATGTTGCACTCACTCTCGGCAAGAAGGGTTCAATCATTATGCATCAGGGTGAAACACTGCCGATTGAGGGCGTAGAGGCCGAGGCCATTGATACCACCGGTGCCGGTGATATGTATGCTGCAGGTGTGCTCTACGGTATCACCAACAACCTCTCGTGGCAGAAGTCAGGCCACCTCGGTTCACATGCAGCAGGTATGGTCGTATCCCAGCTCGGCGCAAGACTGCCGGGAGCACTGACTGAAGAGGCTATCGCGCAACTGCTCTACTAA
- a CDS encoding DNA alkylation repair protein, producing the protein MAEPFKNLFNETLIDNVAASLVKHCPDFDAVAFKTSVFDAHWQQRELKDRIYHIAASMQPLLPANYSQAVAILQLAGTTYSGLEYLIFPAYVELFGLDDYEPSVKALEVMTPYSSSELAVRPFIIRYGDRMMTQMERWAESDNEHVRRLASEGCRPRLPWAMALPEFKRDPGAVLNVIEKLMHDESEYVRRSVANNLNDISKDHPDVLIDLLHARLGENSRTDWILKHASRSLLKQGDSQVLQLFGFSNPEHVKTVNLEVDKNVAIGRQLAFSFQLHTADKQLGKLRIEYAIDFMKANGKQARKIFKVSEADYADTTKTVAKTHSFRLITTRRYYAGRHDLAVIVNGKQLASEAFELLAEQP; encoded by the coding sequence ATGGCTGAACCGTTTAAGAATCTATTCAATGAAACACTGATCGACAATGTTGCTGCCTCTCTGGTCAAACACTGCCCTGACTTTGATGCGGTTGCCTTCAAAACATCGGTCTTCGACGCTCACTGGCAGCAGCGGGAACTCAAAGATCGTATCTACCATATCGCCGCCTCGATGCAGCCACTGCTGCCAGCAAACTATTCGCAAGCGGTTGCTATCCTGCAACTGGCAGGCACTACATATTCCGGCCTCGAATATCTGATCTTCCCGGCTTATGTCGAGCTGTTCGGTCTGGACGATTACGAGCCTTCGGTCAAAGCCCTTGAAGTGATGACCCCCTACTCCTCATCGGAGCTGGCTGTGCGCCCGTTCATCATCCGTTATGGAGATCGCATGATGACTCAAATGGAGAGATGGGCTGAGTCAGATAATGAACATGTGCGCAGACTGGCAAGCGAAGGCTGTCGACCACGCCTGCCCTGGGCGATGGCACTGCCGGAGTTCAAGAGAGACCCTGGAGCTGTACTCAACGTCATTGAAAAACTGATGCATGATGAATCAGAATATGTACGCCGCAGTGTCGCCAACAATCTCAATGACATCTCAAAGGATCACCCGGACGTTCTGATTGATCTGTTACACGCGCGTTTGGGAGAAAACAGTAGAACCGACTGGATTCTCAAACATGCCAGTCGCAGCCTGCTTAAACAGGGAGATTCGCAAGTGCTACAACTGTTCGGCTTCAGCAACCCGGAGCATGTAAAAACAGTGAATCTTGAAGTCGATAAAAACGTAGCGATCGGCAGACAGCTGGCCTTCTCCTTTCAACTGCACACGGCTGACAAACAGCTGGGCAAGCTGCGCATTGAGTACGCCATCGACTTCATGAAAGCCAACGGCAAGCAGGCGCGCAAAATATTCAAGGTGTCAGAAGCCGATTATGCCGATACAACTAAAACAGTCGCTAAAACCCACTCCTTCAGGCTAATCACCACCCGCCGTTATTATGCGGGCAGACACGATCTTGCTGTGATTGTGAATGGCAAACAGCTGGCCTCAGAAGCCTTTGAACTGCTGGCTGAACAGCCATGA
- a CDS encoding cupin domain-containing protein → MKVVNLETVAAEAVAHDPEIKKRVLLHESELPCSVRLSQATLTPGQQVSAHHHEHVCEVFYVLSGDGEFIVDGKTVKVGEGSTIRIDAGEVHAVVNNSDKDMSLLYFGLPV, encoded by the coding sequence ATGAAAGTGGTGAATCTTGAAACGGTTGCAGCAGAGGCTGTGGCGCATGATCCTGAAATAAAGAAAAGGGTGCTGCTGCATGAATCGGAACTGCCCTGCTCGGTTCGCCTCTCGCAAGCGACACTGACTCCGGGTCAGCAGGTTTCAGCCCACCATCATGAGCATGTTTGTGAGGTTTTTTACGTTCTCTCAGGAGATGGTGAATTCATTGTTGATGGTAAAACTGTTAAAGTTGGAGAGGGGAGCACGATCCGCATTGATGCAGGTGAAGTGCATGCCGTGGTTAACAACTCAGATAAAGATATGAGCCTGCTCTATTTCGGATTGCCTGTGTAA
- a CDS encoding TfoX/Sxy family protein, which produces MRNIGKVSRTWLRAIELHTLDDLKRCGSVAAYRMIKSMQPNATLNLLWALEGAILDIDWREIPDTRKRELLSRLDS; this is translated from the coding sequence ATGAGAAACATCGGTAAAGTCTCAAGAACGTGGTTAAGAGCAATCGAACTCCACACACTGGATGATCTGAAGCGTTGCGGCTCAGTGGCTGCCTACCGCATGATTAAATCGATGCAGCCCAATGCCACGCTGAACCTGCTCTGGGCACTTGAAGGTGCGATTCTCGATATCGACTGGCGAGAAATTCCAGACACACGCAAGCGTGAGCTACTCTCCCGGCTTGATAGCTGA
- a CDS encoding DUF3012 domain-containing protein has translation MKKSITALFALLALISLSACSPDPGSKAWCESMKEKAKADWSSSDAATFTKHCVLGNYKKDY, from the coding sequence ATGAAAAAATCCATCACCGCACTATTTGCTCTACTGGCACTCATCTCGCTCTCTGCCTGCTCACCGGATCCGGGTAGCAAAGCCTGGTGCGAATCGATGAAAGAGAAAGCCAAAGCCGACTGGTCAAGCAGTGACGCAGCCACCTTCACCAAACACTGTGTACTGGGTAACTACAAGAAAGATTACTAA